In Caldivirga sp., the DNA window TGAAACAACAATAAAACATAAACCAAACACAATCAAAACACCTTTACTCTTTCTTCATGACGCTTCAGGAGTATATCCTTTAGTATTGACTCATAATTATTTACATCAGTCGGTAGGGCATGGAGTGGTAATATTCATTAAAAAGATTAGTTCTCATGGTGTATTATGTGAAGATGATGCGGTTTGGGTTAAAAAGGTGGGTATTGTTTTAAAATGCATGTTAGTGATTTCTGGGACTTTAACGGTATTAGTGGTGTTGATTATTATTACCCTACTTGCATATGCCCTATACATTTCAATCCCATTAATCTATACTTTAAGTTACCCGTTTAACTACATTGCATTGATGACGTTGATTTTAGTGGTTTTGGTCGTGGTCCTAATATTAGTGTTGAAATTCATTAGGCCTTGGTTTAATTATTAAAAGAGTTTGCATAGACTTTCTTTAGAGGTTTCTAATGATTAATAATGTTTTTAAGAATTAGGTAAACGAATTTACTATGGTTACTGCGACTCAAGCGGTGAGGATTGCCTTAAGCTTCATGAATAATATGTACTGGAATTATAGGGTGATGGGTTACGTTGTTAGGGTTAATGCTAGCCATGTTAGTAGGTATGGTGGCGTGTACTACGTTACGGTTAACGTGGCTTTAAGTAACCCGGTTTTAGCTGGGGCTCGGCGTGTTGTGCATAGGGTTGAGGTTGATGCGGATAGTGGGCAGGTTGTGGCCTTCTACTGAAACTAGTGAGGTTACTGTATGCGCTATGGTTCCTTAACTATGATTGCAGCATGTAATTAACTATTGCAATACGCTTCCACGTATATGTGGGTATTTACGGTTAATTAATTATGGTTAATTTTTGACCGTTTGCTGATGCTCATTGTTAATTCACATGCTGATTACTCACCCCTTTCATGCTTAATTGAGTGAATTTTTATTAGTCAAGAGTTGATTTTATTATAAATAATGCTTAATAATAGCTGGTGATGAGGGGTCATTGTGAGTCAGAGGTTTGACGTCATAGTTGTTGGGGCAGGACCAGCAGGCTTAACCGCGGCCCAGAGGTTGGCTTCAAGGGGTTTTAAGGTTCTGGTTGTTGAGAGGGGTCGTAGGCCTGGGAGTAAGAACGTTTATGGGGGTAGAATATACGCCCACGTCCTTGATAAACTATACCCGGAGTACGTTAAGGAGGCTCCCGTGGAGCGTTGGGTTAGGAAGGAGCGTTTAACCATGCTGACTAAGGACAGTGGGGTTACCCTTGAGTTTGAGACTAAGGCCACTGAGCATAAGTCATTCACAGCATACCTATCAAACTTCACAGAGTGGCTTGATAGGAAGGCTGAGACCGCTGGGGCGCTTGTGGTTACTGAAACACCTGTGGATAACTTGATCACTAAGGATGGTAAGGTTATTGGGGTTAAGTCGGGGAGTGACGAGGTCTACGGTGACGTGGTTATTGTGGCTGAGGGTATTAATAGGCTTGTCCTAGAGTCAAGTGGACTAGCCCCTAAGCTTCAACCAAGCCTAGTTGGGCTTGGGGTTAAGGAGGTTATTAAGCTTGGTAGGAATGAGATTAATGAGAGGTTTAACCTAGATGAGGATGAGGGCCTCGCCTGGGCCCTGGCAGGCTACCCAACTCACTACGTGCCCGGCGGCGCATTTATCTACACTAATAAGGATGCAATAACCCTGGGCATTGTTGTTTACCTTGAGCACGGAGGTAAGCTTGACGTGCCAGTCTACGACCTAATAGAGGAGTTTAGGCTTCACCCATTCGTAAGTAGACTACTTAAGGGTGGGCAATTACTGGAGTACTCAGCTCACTTAACGCCGATAGTGGGCTTAAAGGCAATGCCACCTAGACTGTATGGTAATGGTTACCTAGTGGTTGGTGATGCCGCCGGCTTCCTACTTCACCTAGGCGTTTTAATTAGGGGGGTGGACTTCGCCATGGAGAGCGGTAGGCTTGCCGCTGAGGCCATTATTAAGGCTCATGACCAAGGTAAGTACGATGAGGAGGCGTTGTCGATTTACCATCAGCTGCTTAATGAAAGCTTCATACTGAGGGAGTTCAACGCCTTCAAGAACGCCCATAAGGCCTTAAATAACCCCAGGCTCTACAGTGATTACGTGATGCTGGCTAACGCATTCATGAGTAGGTACTTTGACGTTGATGGGACGCCTAGGAGGATTTGGGACACGTTCATGAAGACTAAGGGTAAGTTAACCCTAGTTGACTTAACTAGGGATGCCTTAAGCCTGGTGATGAACCTATGAGCATGGATAATAGGAGAATACCCATTGAGGAGAGGCTTAACTCCAATGCCTGGGACGTTAGCCAAAGGCCCCACATTAGGATAATTGACCCTGACAAGTGCCGTAAATGCGAGGCAAAGCCCTGCACCCACCTATGCCCAGCAAGGTGCTACACCTTATCCTCAGATGGCACTGTGCTCTTCTCCCATGAGGGCTGCCTTGAGTGTGGGACCTGTAGGATTGTTTGCCCACACAATGCAATAGAGTGGACTTACCCAAGGAGTGGCTATGGAGTGCAGTATAGGTTTGGGTGATGGGTCATGGGCGCCACTGTTATAAGTTCAGCAAATGCAGGCTCAACCATGGGTAAGGAGTTGACTATTATTGTTCCTGTTAAGGCAGCTGTACCAAACATAACTGCGGTTAGGCTTGACCCAGTAACCCACAACCTGGTTAGGGAGGGTGTGCCACTGATGCTTAACCCCTATGATAGGAACGCCCTTGAATTCGCCCTTAGGCTTAAGGACAAGTACGGTGGTAGGGTGATTACGTTATCCATGGCTCCACCTAGTGGTAAGGATTTCCTTGAGTCAACAATAGGCATGGGTGCTGATGAGGCTTACTTAATAACGGACAGGGTCTTCGCTGGGGCAGATACCTTAGCCACATCCTACACGGTAGCTATGACGATTAAGAAGCTCTTCCCAAGCTTCAACCTAGTGGTGATGGGTGAGGAGACCACCGACTCCACCACAGCCCACATGCCTGCTCAAGTGGCGTCATGGCTCAGCCTACCCTACCTATACTACGTAGTTGATGGTGAAGTCGACTTTGAGAAGGGGACCATTAGGTTAACCCGTTACCTTGAGGATGAGGGTGTCTTCGAGGAGTACGAGTACACTATGCCAGTCATAGTTAGCGTGTATAAGGATAGTAACCCACCAAGGGACATTAGCTTAAACCGCAAGATTCAGGCTAAGTTAAGTGGCCTAGTTAAGTCAGTGACTAATAATGAACTTAAGCTTGACCCATTCTGCGTTGGTTTAAGGGGTTCACCAACAATAGTGGCTAAGATAGAGGACGCTAAGCCAATACAGAGGAAGAAGCAGATATTCAAAGGTGACCCCAAGGAGGCGGCTAAGTGGCTTATAGAAAACTTAACCAAGGAGGGGGTGATTAGACTATGAGCAGCACCAGAATATGCCCAGAGTGGCCTCAGATAAACAAGAGTGATTATAAGGGTATTTGGGTTTACGTGGAGCACCAGAACGGTGTAATAAAGGATGGCAGCCTCCAGTTGATTGGTAAGGCTAGGGAATTAGCCGCTAAGATTAATACTGATGTGTCAGCAGTGATGATTGGGCATGGTTTAGGGGACTTGGTTAAGGAACCCATATACTATGGGGCTGATAGGGTTATTTACGTTGACGATGAAGCCCTCTCAGTCTACATGCCCCACGTCTACTCCTCAGTAATAGTTAACCTTGTTAACAAGTATAAGCCTGAAATAGTCTTATTCGCAGCAACAAAGAGGGGGAGGGAATTAGCCCCCTACGTCGCCAATACCCTTAGGGCTGGTATAACAGCCGACTGCACTGACCTTGACGTTGACGTTAAGACAAGGGACCTTGACCAAGTAAGGCCAACGTACGGAGGCAACATACTGGCTCACATTAGGACACCCAATAGGAGGCCTCAATTAGCCAGCGTTAGGCCCAACGTATTCCCAACACCACCAAGGGACGTTAACCGTAAGGGTGAGGTTATTAGGGAGTCGTTGAATAACCTACCTAAGCCTAATGGGGTTCTCCTAGGCGTTAAATCAGTAACTAAGGGGGACAGTGACCTACCACCAGTTGAGAAGGCTGACCTAGTGGTTACGGCTGGGAGGGGTGTTAGTGGACCTGAGGGTGTTAAGCTACTTATTGAGTTAGCTAAGGCGCTTGGAGGCACTATTGGTGGAACTAAGAAGGTTACTGACGCTGGTTGGTTACCCACTGATAGGCAGATTGGGCAGACCGGCAAGACCGTTAGGCCCACTGTCTACATTGGTGTAGGCGTTAGTGGGGCTATCCAGCACATATTCGGCATAAAGGAGTCCAAGATAATAGTCGCCATTAACAGTGACCCAAACGCTCCAATATTTGAATACGCGGACTATGGCATAGTTGGGGACTATAGGCAGATTGTGCAGGCATTACTGGAGTTACTCAACTCAAGGAGGCAGGCCGTTAAGTAAGTCACAGAAGAAGGAAACTAAATCCCTGAACAAAAACCTTAAACCCCTAAATCACTTACTATGCTAATTACTACCGCTGTTGCTGCTGCATTGATGGTTACTTTAACAAGTACTGCTTAAGTACCGTCGGGTTTATGAATCTATTAAGTTAGTTGATGGTTTTTGAGGAGCTGGACGTGCCCCAATGTTGAATAGGTTCTCATAGTGATGAGACCCTTAACTGGGTCTAGTTGTCGATGAGGTTACGATGGTATTATCTACTTAATCTTTCTTATCATGCTCTCCAGATCCTCATACTCCTTTATCATTCTTTTCATAAGTTTAGCTTCCTCCCCACACCTCACATGGAACTCGAACTTAGGATTACCTACCTCTCTCCTTAATCTTGCCAATACTTCCAGCCAGTTAACTCCACATGGTACTTCAACCAGTATATCTACATCACTGGCGGCCGTCGCACTTCCCCTGAGCTGGGAGCCGAAGAGGTAGGCTTTACCATTATATTCCTCGGCAATCTCGATTATTTTCTTAAAGTACCTCAGCTTGTTCCTCCTAAAATCCTCATTCACCCTTCCTAACTCTCTATAATACCTAAACATTTGAGGACACCTCTCACGAAGCTTCTCACACTCCTATACTCCTTCCCCGAGTACTCCCTAGCTAAGTATCTCGAGGCTATGTAGGCGTCGTTGAGTATGCTAACGTCATACCACATACCTCCTGCTAATTTCGCTAGGCATTGATTCTCAGCCAACTTAAT includes these proteins:
- a CDS encoding electron transfer flavoprotein subunit alpha/FixB family protein; this translates as MSSTRICPEWPQINKSDYKGIWVYVEHQNGVIKDGSLQLIGKARELAAKINTDVSAVMIGHGLGDLVKEPIYYGADRVIYVDDEALSVYMPHVYSSVIVNLVNKYKPEIVLFAATKRGRELAPYVANTLRAGITADCTDLDVDVKTRDLDQVRPTYGGNILAHIRTPNRRPQLASVRPNVFPTPPRDVNRKGEVIRESLNNLPKPNGVLLGVKSVTKGDSDLPPVEKADLVVTAGRGVSGPEGVKLLIELAKALGGTIGGTKKVTDAGWLPTDRQIGQTGKTVRPTVYIGVGVSGAIQHIFGIKESKIIVAINSDPNAPIFEYADYGIVGDYRQIVQALLELLNSRRQAVK
- a CDS encoding HEPN domain-containing protein, with the protein product MPRGQGTSFEEGSRDAAKKRYDIALFHLKQALQLGIKAYMLRTKGDFPKVHDSGMLIKLAENQCLAKLAGGMWYDVSILNDAYIASRYLAREYSGKEYRSVRSFVRGVLKCLGIIES
- a CDS encoding FAD-dependent oxidoreductase is translated as MSQRFDVIVVGAGPAGLTAAQRLASRGFKVLVVERGRRPGSKNVYGGRIYAHVLDKLYPEYVKEAPVERWVRKERLTMLTKDSGVTLEFETKATEHKSFTAYLSNFTEWLDRKAETAGALVVTETPVDNLITKDGKVIGVKSGSDEVYGDVVIVAEGINRLVLESSGLAPKLQPSLVGLGVKEVIKLGRNEINERFNLDEDEGLAWALAGYPTHYVPGGAFIYTNKDAITLGIVVYLEHGGKLDVPVYDLIEEFRLHPFVSRLLKGGQLLEYSAHLTPIVGLKAMPPRLYGNGYLVVGDAAGFLLHLGVLIRGVDFAMESGRLAAEAIIKAHDQGKYDEEALSIYHQLLNESFILREFNAFKNAHKALNNPRLYSDYVMLANAFMSRYFDVDGTPRRIWDTFMKTKGKLTLVDLTRDALSLVMNL
- a CDS encoding nucleotidyltransferase domain-containing protein — translated: MFRYYRELGRVNEDFRRNKLRYFKKIIEIAEEYNGKAYLFGSQLRGSATAASDVDILVEVPCGVNWLEVLARLRREVGNPKFEFHVRCGEEAKLMKRMIKEYEDLESMIRKIK
- a CDS encoding ferredoxin family protein; its protein translation is MSMDNRRIPIEERLNSNAWDVSQRPHIRIIDPDKCRKCEAKPCTHLCPARCYTLSSDGTVLFSHEGCLECGTCRIVCPHNAIEWTYPRSGYGVQYRFG
- a CDS encoding electron transfer flavoprotein subunit beta/FixA family protein, yielding MGATVISSANAGSTMGKELTIIVPVKAAVPNITAVRLDPVTHNLVREGVPLMLNPYDRNALEFALRLKDKYGGRVITLSMAPPSGKDFLESTIGMGADEAYLITDRVFAGADTLATSYTVAMTIKKLFPSFNLVVMGEETTDSTTAHMPAQVASWLSLPYLYYVVDGEVDFEKGTIRLTRYLEDEGVFEEYEYTMPVIVSVYKDSNPPRDISLNRKIQAKLSGLVKSVTNNELKLDPFCVGLRGSPTIVAKIEDAKPIQRKKQIFKGDPKEAAKWLIENLTKEGVIRL